The sequence below is a genomic window from Rudanella lutea DSM 19387.
CGTTGCCCAGAACCTGAATAACACGGGTACCGGGTTGCTTCAGCAGAGCAATGGCTGCATCGGCGCTCTGTTGTCGATCGCGCAACTGCCGGATTTCATCCTGTAGGCTGTTATTTGTCGACCGCAAGCTGCTCTGAACCTGCTGGCTTTCGCGGAGCTGATTCACCAGAAACAGAGCAAATGAGAGCAGAATGAGCCCCACCGAAGCCGCTGCCACCCAAGTAAACTGGAAAGTGGGCCTCGATACGGGCATGGGTTTCACAATAGGTTCCTGAACCGGAGCGGGCTCAAACGAGAGCTTGCTCATAATGGCCTCTTTCAGGTCGGCGGGAGGGTCAACGCTATGAACCAGAGCATAGCGTTCCATAGCTTCGGTGAGCTGATCCAGCTCCTGCCGAATTTCAGGATAAATCGACGCCAGACATTCTACCTCCCGGCGCTCCTGATCCGAAGCTGCGCCCAAAGCGTATAATTCCAGGGTTCCTGATGCTATATATTCGGAGACATCCATATCACAAAAAGTCAGCAATGGGTGGGCGGGTATTAGGTTTGGGCCCGCTTGCCCCAAGGCATCATATTAATCTTTTAGATTTGGTACGTTCATTACGGTTTGCTGCGTGCACGGCCGTGTCTCGGTGAGACAGGGACGCTGTGCTCATCGGGAAAAAAACTGTTTCAACTCCTGAAGGGCCGATCGGACGCGGGTTTTCACCGTACCCAGGGGCAGATTCAGGACTTCGGCGGCCTCTTCGTGCGTATAGCCGTTGAAGTACACCAGATCAATCAGCATTTTTCGTTCTGGCCTTAGTTTATCGACCACTTCGCGCATTCCGATGTGATCAATATTCTCAGGGTCCGTCTGGTGCTGCCGATCAACTATATATACGTTCTCCGCGTCAGTATGGATTGCATTGGCTGGATTAGGCCGGCTGCTGGCTTTGGCCGAACGTAAATTATCAATGGCAGTATTGCGGGCTACATTGAGCAGCCACGTGAAGAGCCTACCTTTAGACGCATCATACGAATCCAGGTTATTCCAGATTTTAATAAAAGCGTCCTGCAACAGGTCACGAGCCTGTTCATCGTCGTGTACAATCTTGCGAATTACCCCGAAAAGCGCGGGGGAATATTGATCGTACAGCCAGTGGAAGGCCTGCTCATCCCGCCGATTCAGCTTTTCGATCAGGACGGCCTCGGAGACAAAGGGCGATGTACGTTTCAACGATTTAGTGGAATAGAAGGAAGTACGCAACGGTTTTGACAACTGGAAGTAAAGAAAATTCATGCATAGTTGTGCAGGGGGAATACACGTTATTAATCTTTATTTAATCAAGTTGTTCGGCCAAATATAAAAGTTTGTCCACAAATGCACCATCAACGAATCGATAATGATGTAACCGTGGACAAACTCTCTAAAAATCAACGAAACACTACTGAACTTTCTTTAGGCATCAATACCGTATCGATACCATGAACCACGCCGTTGGTCTGTACCTGATTGGGGGTATCGACCCGGCTCGTGTGCCCCTGTTCGTCGGTCAAAACCACCTTGCCATCGCTACCCAGTTTGGCCGTCAGCGTTGCCCCGCTTAGGGTCTTAAGGTGCGCACTGCCGTTA
It includes:
- a CDS encoding anti-sigma factor; its protein translation is MDVSEYIASGTLELYALGAASDQERREVECLASIYPEIRQELDQLTEAMERYALVHSVDPPADLKEAIMSKLSFEPAPVQEPIVKPMPVSRPTFQFTWVAAASVGLILLSFALFLVNQLRESQQVQSSLRSTNNSLQDEIRQLRDRQQSADAAIALLKQPGTRVIQVLGNDKAPNGRLAVYWNAQLKQVAVEVGSLPKLAENQQYQLWSLVDGKPVDAGVFENLPTNGQLQRTNRSIGAADAFAVTIERRGGSPTPTLTALVAVGQVG
- a CDS encoding RNA polymerase sigma factor, translating into MKRTSPFVSEAVLIEKLNRRDEQAFHWLYDQYSPALFGVIRKIVHDDEQARDLLQDAFIKIWNNLDSYDASKGRLFTWLLNVARNTAIDNLRSAKASSRPNPANAIHTDAENVYIVDRQHQTDPENIDHIGMREVVDKLRPERKMLIDLVYFNGYTHEEAAEVLNLPLGTVKTRVRSALQELKQFFSR